In the Raineyella fluvialis genome, CAGTGAGGTGACCAGGACGATGCGCGGTCCGTGGGAGCGCACCTCGTCGACCGCCTCGAGGATCTCCTCGAGCGACTGCGTCCTGCGGCCGACCAGCTGATCGAGCTCGAAGTGGTTCGGGGTGAGGACCTGGGCCATCGGCACCACCCGATCACGCAACATCACGGGCACTTCGTCACGGACGAAGAAGCCGCGCCCGACGTCGCCCATCACCGGGTCGCAGCACCAGAGCGCGTCCGGATTGCGCTCCCGCAGCAGGGTGGCGGCCGCGAGGACGGCCTCGCCGGTCTCGCCGTCGCCGAGGTAGCCCGACAGCAGCGCGTCGCAATCGGCCAACGCGCCCCGGTCGTCGATGCCGCGGACGACCTCGAGGACCTCGCCGGGGCCAAGCACCGGACCACGCCAGTCGCCGTAGCCGGTGTGGTTGGAGAAGTGCACGGTGGCCACCGGGTGCACCTCGATCCCCATCCGCATCAGTGGGAAGGCAGCGGCACTGTTGCCGGCGTGCCCGTACGCCACCGAGGACTGGATGGACAGGATCGAGGTCATGCGCCCCATGGTGCCACCGCAGGCTCTAGCTGGTGGTCACCTGCACGTTGGCGCCGAGCGCGTTGAGGCGGTTGGGCAGGTCCTCGTAGCCACGATTGATGACGTAGACGTCGCGCAGCACCGATTCGCCCTTGGCACCCAGCATCGCCAGCAGCAGGCAGACGCCGGGGCGCAGGGCCGGGGGACAGGTGACCTCGCGGCCGCGCCACTTGGTCGGGCCGTTGACGATCAGTCGGTGCGGATCGAGGAGCTGGATGTTGCCCCCGATCTTGGCCAGGTCGAGCAGGTGGATGGCCCGGTTCTCGTAGACCCAGTCATGGATCAGTGTCTGGCCCTGGGCCTCCGCCGCGATCACCGCGAAGAACGGCAGATTGTCGATGTTGAGCCCGGGGAACGGCATCGGGTGGATCTTGTCGATCGGCGCCCGCAGCGTCGAGGGCCGCACCGTGATGTCGACCAGGCGCGTCCGCCCGTTGTCGGCCATGTACTCCTCGGTGATGGTGAAGTCCAGCCCCATCTCCTCGAGGATGGCCAACTCGATCTCGAGGAACTCGATCGGTGCCCGCTGGATGGTCAGCTCGGACTTGGTCACGATGGCGGCCGTGATCAGGCTCATCGCCTCGATCGGATCCTCCGACGGGAAGTACTCCACGTCGGCGTTGATCTCTTCGATGCCGTGGACGACGAGGGTGGTGGTGCCGACACCGTCGATCCGTACGCCCAGGCGCTGCAGGAAGAAGCAGAGGTCCTGGACCATGTAGTTCGGCGAGGCGTTGCGGATGGTCACCGGTCCCTCGACCATCGCGGCGGCCATCAGCGCGTTCTCGGTGACCGTGTCACCACGCTCGGTCAGGACGACGGCACGTTCGGGGGCGTGGACGTCCCCGGCGGCGCAGCGGTAGAAGCCCTCGGTGGCCAGCACGTCGAGGCCGAAATGGCGCAGCACCTGGAGGTGCGGCTCGATGGTGCGGGCGCCCAGGTCGCAGCC is a window encoding:
- a CDS encoding UDP-N-acetylglucosamine 1-carboxyvinyltransferase; protein product: MIRDAREQRGLSLADLAAKLNTPSSTLEDVENGAATVSIDLVNRIARALDSDAESEVSEEAPHPMNPTKPTAMHLTIEGGRQLSGAIDVRSSKNAAVALLCASLLNRGRTVLRKIAKIEEVNRICEVLISIGYRISWINDTDLELIRPAELDLASMDVAAARRTRSIIMFFAPLMHFHPEFNVPYAGGCDLGARTIEPHLQVLRHFGLDVLATEGFYRCAAGDVHAPERAVVLTERGDTVTENALMAAAMVEGPVTIRNASPNYMVQDLCFFLQRLGVRIDGVGTTTLVVHGIEEINADVEYFPSEDPIEAMSLITAAIVTKSELTIQRAPIEFLEIELAILEEMGLDFTITEEYMADNGRTRLVDITVRPSTLRAPIDKIHPMPFPGLNIDNLPFFAVIAAEAQGQTLIHDWVYENRAIHLLDLAKIGGNIQLLDPHRLIVNGPTKWRGREVTCPPALRPGVCLLLAMLGAKGESVLRDVYVINRGYEDLPNRLNALGANVQVTTS
- the pdxY gene encoding pyridoxal kinase PdxY; amino-acid sequence: MTSILSIQSSVAYGHAGNSAAAFPLMRMGIEVHPVATVHFSNHTGYGDWRGPVLGPGEVLEVVRGIDDRGALADCDALLSGYLGDGETGEAVLAAATLLRERNPDALWCCDPVMGDVGRGFFVRDEVPVMLRDRVVPMAQVLTPNHFELDQLVGRRTQSLEEILEAVDEVRSHGPRIVLVTSLVSTRTDPSSVQMLAVDDSGAHLVTTPRLPASFAGAGDVTAALFLAHLLRTGSPRSAVELTAASMFGLLHRTVALGRRELALVAAQDEFVAPTRCFSAERVR